The following proteins are encoded in a genomic region of Lachnospiraceae bacterium KM106-2:
- a CDS encoding ATP-dependent DNA helicase UvrD/PcrA: MNYEQYLERLNEYQKMAVYDDSKACLVNANVGSGKTTVLISKIIYLHYAKGVPYESMAVLTFTNKAADEIKERLQAIDDSVSSEQLNNFGTFHSVALSILKNCLAIESKGFTKDFLVVEPEEEIDLAMQLIEENKLVIKYKNRLKKRLEQARMIQDEERKISRYQDDIFTLVTLLKEEKIKQDKMSFTDLIEYANELLQRSDQKPDWIIVDEVQDCDSLQLSFLQQLRKEETSLFAVGDPNQVIYSWRGSECNVFYRLKETYQAKVLSLPINYRSSTTILEAAKCFLQNGGKLSGIRDQGSRIVVNKQYNSFNEACYLAEKIKRLHDEGTAYGDIAIFYRLQSQSKSFEDVFAKEGIPYEVSIKKTIKDIPVLNWLIFVMRYSANPGDQLAAVHALSNKEYGERLTVKKARATIKENQMFLSPLLDRMSGLNQFCGKEQKVSAEKLYEYFEFDSFIRPTSATYQDDKESILRLLTIIGNETEGRPFMEGLKEFLNTSALYGLPVVDRMVSQQKDAVKLMTLHASKGLEFSYVFITGVNYGLIPLQAKSFEDEEEERRLFFVGITRAKDYLELSYYTNPDFPRTMPGESRFLSMIPPHLLSRDGEELEEVNLHDLKKQIQKVKEAARKDEIQEEAV; this comes from the coding sequence ATGAACTATGAGCAGTATCTAGAACGGCTAAATGAATATCAGAAGATGGCGGTTTACGATGATAGTAAGGCTTGCCTTGTAAATGCCAATGTGGGAAGTGGTAAGACTACCGTTTTAATATCGAAGATCATCTATCTTCATTATGCGAAGGGAGTTCCTTATGAAAGCATGGCGGTGCTTACCTTTACCAATAAAGCGGCGGATGAGATCAAAGAACGTCTGCAGGCGATTGATGATAGTGTATCGAGTGAACAGTTAAATAACTTTGGAACCTTTCATAGTGTGGCACTTTCAATTCTTAAGAATTGTTTGGCGATTGAATCAAAAGGATTCACAAAGGATTTTCTTGTTGTTGAACCAGAAGAAGAGATCGATCTTGCCATGCAGCTGATTGAAGAAAATAAGCTGGTGATTAAATACAAGAACCGATTAAAAAAGCGGTTAGAGCAAGCCAGAATGATCCAAGATGAGGAGCGAAAGATCTCCAGGTATCAGGATGATATCTTTACGTTAGTAACCTTACTTAAGGAAGAGAAGATCAAGCAGGATAAGATGTCTTTTACCGATTTGATCGAGTATGCCAATGAATTATTGCAGCGATCCGATCAAAAACCAGACTGGATCATCGTAGATGAAGTTCAGGACTGTGATTCGCTTCAATTATCGTTTCTGCAGCAATTAAGGAAAGAAGAGACTTCTCTGTTTGCAGTGGGGGACCCTAATCAGGTCATTTATAGTTGGCGCGGGAGTGAGTGTAATGTCTTTTATCGCCTCAAGGAAACTTATCAGGCGAAGGTGTTATCCCTTCCAATCAATTATCGATCTAGTACTACCATTTTAGAAGCAGCAAAGTGCTTTTTACAAAATGGAGGAAAGCTCTCAGGGATTCGAGATCAGGGAAGCAGGATCGTGGTTAACAAACAGTATAATTCCTTTAATGAGGCATGTTATCTAGCGGAAAAGATTAAACGGCTTCACGACGAGGGAACCGCTTATGGCGATATTGCTATTTTCTATCGTTTGCAAAGTCAGTCAAAGTCATTTGAAGATGTCTTTGCAAAAGAAGGAATTCCTTATGAAGTTTCTATTAAGAAGACGATAAAGGATATTCCTGTTCTTAACTGGCTTATATTTGTAATGCGTTACTCAGCCAATCCTGGTGATCAGTTAGCAGCAGTCCACGCATTATCAAATAAAGAATATGGAGAACGACTAACGGTCAAAAAGGCAAGAGCGACCATAAAGGAGAATCAGATGTTTCTATCTCCTTTATTAGATAGAATGTCAGGATTAAACCAGTTTTGTGGAAAGGAACAGAAAGTATCGGCAGAGAAGCTATATGAATATTTTGAATTTGATTCTTTCATCCGTCCAACCTCTGCGACCTATCAGGATGACAAAGAGAGTATCTTAAGACTACTCACTATTATTGGTAACGAAACTGAGGGAAGACCATTTATGGAAGGATTAAAAGAATTCCTAAATACATCTGCATTATATGGACTGCCGGTTGTAGATAGGATGGTGTCACAGCAGAAAGATGCAGTTAAACTGATGACCTTACATGCATCGAAAGGTTTGGAGTTTTCCTATGTATTTATTACAGGGGTTAATTATGGATTAATTCCATTGCAGGCGAAAAGTTTTGAAGATGAAGAAGAGGAACGAAGATTATTTTTTGTTGGGATAACAAGGGCAAAGGATTATTTGGAACTCTCTTATTATACCAATCCTGATTTCCCAAGAACAATGCCAGGAGAGAGCCGCTTCCTTTCTATGATTCCACCACATTTATTGAGTCGTGATGGAGAGGAATTAGAGGAAGTAAATCTTCATGATCTAAAAAAACAGATACAGAAAGTGAAAGAGGCTGCAAGGAAAGATGAAATACAAGAAGAAGCGGTATAG
- a CDS encoding possible oxidoreductase has product MKIAIIGTSKITERFLEVVRKVPDLEPVAVVSRKRETGEAYANKHGLKKVVTSIEELTKEDTIDAVYIASPNCCHASQAIQLLNSKKHVLCEKPIASSYEEVQAMVDAARENQVVLLEAMRSVFDPGFDKIEELLPKLGKIRRIHFTFGKISSRYDNFKKGIIENAFNPALSNAAVMDIGVYCIHPLVRLFGRPARISAQSVFLENGMEGAGTAILNYGDMIGEVQYSKITDEYGMSQIQGEEATMLIDSISDTRTIEVIHRNGVKETYLIEKEKNNMYYEVATFVKLIEKQQVEHSFLRSSLDEMAVMDEIRKQAGIHFE; this is encoded by the coding sequence ATGAAAATAGCCATAATAGGAACAAGTAAGATTACAGAGCGTTTCTTAGAAGTGGTAAGAAAAGTCCCTGATCTCGAGCCGGTTGCGGTAGTAAGTAGAAAAAGAGAAACAGGAGAAGCCTATGCCAACAAGCATGGACTTAAGAAAGTAGTTACTAGCATAGAAGAATTAACGAAAGAAGATACCATCGATGCAGTCTATATTGCCAGTCCAAATTGTTGTCATGCTTCGCAGGCAATTCAGTTATTAAATTCGAAGAAGCATGTACTTTGTGAGAAACCGATCGCATCCTCTTATGAGGAAGTACAAGCAATGGTGGATGCAGCAAGAGAGAATCAGGTCGTATTATTAGAGGCAATGCGAAGTGTCTTTGATCCTGGATTTGACAAGATAGAGGAGTTGCTTCCTAAGTTAGGAAAGATTCGAAGAATTCATTTCACATTTGGTAAGATCTCATCTCGTTATGATAATTTTAAAAAGGGTATCATCGAAAATGCTTTTAATCCCGCCCTATCGAATGCAGCCGTAATGGATATCGGAGTATATTGTATCCATCCATTGGTACGTCTCTTTGGAAGACCAGCAAGAATCAGCGCGCAGAGTGTTTTTTTAGAGAATGGGATGGAAGGTGCCGGTACAGCAATTCTTAATTATGGAGATATGATTGGAGAAGTTCAGTATTCCAAAATAACAGATGAGTATGGAATGAGTCAGATACAAGGAGAAGAGGCTACCATGTTGATCGATTCGATCTCTGATACGAGAACGATAGAAGTGATTCATCGAAATGGAGTAAAAGAGACTTATTTGATTGAGAAAGAGAAGAATAACATGTATTATGAGGTTGCTACATTCGTAAAATTGATTGAAAAGCAACAGGTAGAACATAGTTTTCTTAGAAGTTCCCTTGATGAAATGGCTGTAATGGATGAGATTCGTAAGCAGGCTGGGATTCATTTTGAATAA
- a CDS encoding ferrous iron transport protein B → MSVKIALAGNPNCGKTTLFNALTGSNQFVGNWPGVTVEKKEGRLKGHKDVVIMDLPGIYSLSPYTLEEVVARNYLIGDKPDAILNIIDGTNLERNLYLTTQLIELGIPVILAINMMDIVEKSGDQIHTDQLEKKLGCPVVRISALKGTGIKEAANRAVELAQSKQYTEPVHEFATEVESVLDTIEHKLGSEIPAEQKRFFAIKLLEQDSKIIEQMQQVPDVSTEVQLIEKEMDDDTESIITNERYVYISSIIDACCTKAKKGKLTVSDKIDHIVTNRWLALPIFAAIMTLVYYVSIKTVGDWATGWANDGVFGDGWSFFGLFDVPSIPSLVESGLNAIGCADWLQGLIVDGVVGGVGAVLGFVPQMIILFFFLAFLESCGYMARVAFIMDRIFRKFGLSGKSFIPMLIGSGCGVPGIMASRTIENDRDRKMTIMTTTFIPCGAKIPIIGLVAGALFNGAWWIAPSAYFIGIAAIICSGIMLKKTKLFAGDPAPFVMELPAYHMPTAGNVLRSMWERSWSFIKKAGTIILLSAIVIWFMTYFGWKDGQFRMLTEMELDHSILAKMGNAICIIFAPLGWGDWKSAVAAITGLVAKENVVSTFGILYGHAEVAETGNEIWANIASNMTALAAYSYLAFNLLCAPCFAAMGAIKREMNSAKWFWTAIGYQTGLAYVVSLCIYQIGMLITTGTFGIGTAVAFACVAGFIYLLVRPHKENY, encoded by the coding sequence ATGTCAGTAAAAATTGCATTAGCAGGTAATCCAAACTGCGGTAAAACAACATTGTTTAATGCGCTTACCGGTTCGAATCAATTTGTTGGTAACTGGCCAGGCGTTACAGTAGAAAAAAAAGAAGGAAGATTAAAAGGGCATAAAGATGTCGTGATCATGGATCTTCCAGGTATTTATTCTTTATCACCTTATACATTAGAAGAAGTTGTAGCCAGAAATTATTTGATCGGCGATAAGCCGGATGCGATCTTAAATATCATTGATGGTACCAATTTAGAGAGAAACTTATATTTGACGACTCAATTAATTGAACTTGGAATCCCAGTGATTCTTGCTATCAATATGATGGATATCGTAGAAAAGTCTGGTGATCAGATACATACGGATCAGTTAGAGAAGAAACTCGGCTGTCCAGTTGTTCGAATCTCAGCATTAAAAGGTACTGGAATTAAAGAAGCAGCAAATCGTGCTGTCGAACTTGCACAGTCCAAACAATATACAGAACCAGTTCATGAATTTGCTACTGAAGTAGAGAGTGTTCTTGATACGATCGAGCATAAACTTGGCAGTGAGATTCCTGCAGAACAAAAAAGATTTTTTGCTATCAAATTATTAGAACAGGATAGCAAGATCATCGAACAGATGCAACAAGTACCGGACGTTTCCACTGAAGTCCAATTGATTGAAAAAGAGATGGATGATGATACCGAAAGTATTATTACAAATGAGAGATATGTCTATATTTCTTCGATTATTGATGCTTGCTGTACGAAGGCGAAGAAAGGTAAATTAACCGTATCGGATAAGATCGATCATATCGTTACCAATCGCTGGTTAGCACTTCCAATCTTTGCAGCAATTATGACTTTAGTTTATTATGTGTCCATAAAGACAGTTGGTGATTGGGCAACCGGTTGGGCAAATGATGGTGTTTTCGGTGATGGATGGAGTTTCTTCGGATTATTTGATGTACCAAGTATCCCTTCGTTAGTAGAATCTGGTTTAAATGCGATTGGATGTGCGGACTGGTTACAAGGATTGATCGTTGATGGTGTTGTAGGCGGTGTTGGAGCCGTACTTGGTTTTGTACCACAGATGATTATCTTATTCTTTTTCCTTGCGTTCTTAGAATCTTGTGGTTATATGGCTAGAGTTGCTTTTATTATGGATCGAATCTTCCGTAAATTCGGGCTTTCTGGTAAGTCATTCATTCCAATGTTGATCGGCAGTGGTTGTGGTGTACCAGGAATTATGGCATCTAGAACAATTGAAAATGATCGTGACCGTAAGATGACGATCATGACAACAACATTTATCCCTTGTGGAGCAAAGATTCCAATCATCGGTTTAGTTGCAGGCGCATTATTTAACGGGGCTTGGTGGATCGCTCCAAGTGCTTATTTCATAGGAATTGCAGCAATTATTTGTTCCGGTATCATGTTAAAGAAAACGAAATTATTCGCTGGTGATCCAGCACCTTTCGTTATGGAGCTTCCAGCATATCATATGCCAACCGCAGGCAATGTACTTCGTAGTATGTGGGAGAGAAGCTGGTCCTTTATTAAGAAGGCGGGTACGATCATTTTACTTTCTGCGATCGTAATTTGGTTCATGACTTACTTTGGCTGGAAAGATGGTCAATTTAGAATGTTAACAGAGATGGAATTAGATCACAGTATCTTAGCTAAGATGGGTAATGCAATTTGCATCATATTTGCACCACTTGGATGGGGAGACTGGAAATCAGCAGTGGCAGCAATTACTGGTTTAGTTGCAAAAGAGAATGTTGTAAGTACCTTTGGTATCCTTTATGGTCATGCTGAAGTTGCGGAGACTGGAAATGAGATCTGGGCTAATATTGCATCAAATATGACAGCATTAGCAGCTTATTCTTATCTTGCATTTAACTTATTATGCGCACCATGTTTCGCGGCAATGGGAGCAATTAAGAGAGAAATGAACAGTGCAAAATGGTTCTGGACTGCAATTGGATATCAGACAGGACTTGCTTATGTCGTATCACTTTGTATTTATCAAATCGGTATGTTAATTACGACAGGAACATTTGGAATTGGAACTGCAGTTGCATTCGCATGTGTAGCAGGATTTATTTATTTGCTTGTTAGACCTCATAAAGAAAATTATTAG
- a CDS encoding ferric uptake regulation protein FUR, with amino-acid sequence MKEMIVEKLKNQGCRITKQRLLLIDIILENECASCKEIYYKAVSMDPKIGRSTVYRMINMLEEIGVINRRNLYQVVDLEQPAEGEGCMIRLQDGELLHLTSAQWNRVVQTGLRTNGYL; translated from the coding sequence ATGAAGGAAATGATCGTTGAAAAACTGAAAAATCAGGGATGCAGGATTACGAAACAACGTTTATTACTCATTGATATTATACTAGAAAATGAGTGCGCTAGTTGTAAAGAAATTTATTATAAAGCAGTCAGCATGGACCCTAAGATTGGTAGATCAACGGTTTATCGAATGATAAACATGCTTGAAGAAATTGGTGTCATCAATCGAAGAAATCTGTATCAGGTTGTAGATTTAGAGCAGCCGGCAGAGGGAGAAGGATGCATGATCCGTCTTCAAGATGGAGAGTTACTTCATTTAACTTCAGCACAATGGAATCGTGTTGTTCAAACAGGATTACGTACGAATGGTTACCTATAG
- a CDS encoding transposase, which produces MIKINYISTLFVGIDVSSKSNVVYAMDFDENKYIASSFSNNQPGADMLAELISECMRKHPDLNTIIVALESTSVYSIHIANFLSSCELLMPYKPYVYCLNPKMTANYRKTFVGMDKTDAKDAYLIADFARVGRTKKCEPWHGSQYLALKRLTRHRLHLAECITREKTYMVSNLYLKFSELQLLDGDEQPFSNLYGSTSSAVLTEFLSLQEIIDTPEEELLEFLAKKSRNRIADISKTSDLLKKAARDSYRLDKCMYEPLNVSLASSFNCIQTYQNEMKLIDQAIEKCIKGMNPNAFTILKSIPGIGPVWAAGILSEIGDITAFHSSDALAKYAGLTWLKNDSGDFISEDNHISKAGNTYLRYYLGEASNSVRRHMPEYAAFYAKKYAEVTKHQHKRALALTSRKFVRLVFGLLVKNQLYTGEKLDAELNKESE; this is translated from the coding sequence ATGATTAAGATCAATTACATATCCACTTTATTTGTCGGTATTGATGTAAGTTCCAAATCCAATGTTGTTTATGCAATGGATTTTGACGAAAATAAATATATTGCTTCTTCCTTCAGCAATAATCAGCCGGGAGCTGACATGCTTGCTGAATTAATCTCAGAATGTATGCGAAAACATCCTGACCTCAATACCATTATTGTTGCATTAGAGTCCACATCTGTTTATAGCATTCATATAGCTAACTTTTTATCTTCCTGTGAACTTCTGATGCCTTACAAACCTTATGTGTACTGCCTCAATCCAAAGATGACTGCCAACTACAGAAAAACCTTTGTTGGCATGGACAAAACTGATGCAAAGGATGCTTATCTCATTGCTGATTTTGCCAGAGTTGGACGTACAAAGAAATGTGAACCATGGCATGGCAGCCAGTATCTCGCATTAAAGCGTTTAACAAGGCACCGGCTCCATCTTGCAGAATGCATCACCCGTGAAAAGACATATATGGTGTCTAACCTTTACCTGAAATTTAGTGAACTTCAGCTTTTAGATGGTGACGAACAACCATTCAGCAATCTATATGGTTCCACTTCGTCCGCAGTACTTACTGAGTTTCTGTCTCTTCAGGAAATCATTGACACACCAGAAGAGGAGCTGCTTGAATTTCTAGCTAAAAAAAGTAGAAATCGTATCGCAGATATATCTAAGACCTCTGATTTGCTTAAAAAGGCTGCCAGAGATTCTTATCGATTAGATAAATGCATGTATGAGCCATTAAATGTTTCTTTAGCAAGCTCATTCAACTGTATCCAGACCTACCAGAATGAAATGAAGCTGATTGATCAGGCAATTGAGAAATGTATTAAAGGAATGAATCCAAATGCCTTTACCATTCTCAAGTCCATTCCAGGTATTGGCCCTGTGTGGGCTGCTGGTATACTGTCCGAAATTGGCGATATAACAGCTTTTCATTCTTCTGATGCATTAGCTAAATATGCTGGATTGACCTGGCTAAAAAACGATTCTGGTGACTTCATTTCAGAAGATAACCATATATCAAAAGCAGGTAATACATATCTCCGTTATTATCTCGGAGAAGCTTCAAACAGCGTCAGAAGGCACATGCCTGAATATGCTGCATTCTATGCAAAGAAATATGCTGAGGTAACAAAGCATCAGCACAAAAGAGCACTCGCGCTTACATCTCGTAAATTCGTACGACTCGTTTTTGGTTTGCTGGTCAAAAACCAACTGTACACCGGCGAAAAATTGGATGCCGAACTCAATAAAGAATCTGAATAA
- a CDS encoding phosphatidylglycerophosphatase B, translated as MATWLNSIFAEYDHAILSGLHHLAIMTGGALTPLFSIISAFAEKGVGMLLLGLCLMGFKKTRKLGVCVFGAICCGALITNVILKDWIARPRPYIDINSIYHSWWMYAGKTMETGCSFPSGHVTGTMAAMTAIFLTCNKKKSWMAFLVVILMGISRNYLMVHYPSDVLGGMIAGAVAATVSFYITKLIYRYLEDNLEKKLCRFAIRFDVGEVWKRRAKSRK; from the coding sequence GTGGCAACTTGGTTAAATTCGATATTCGCAGAATACGATCATGCGATATTAAGTGGATTACATCACTTGGCGATTATGACAGGAGGTGCATTAACACCGTTATTTTCGATTATTAGTGCATTTGCAGAAAAAGGAGTTGGAATGCTTCTGTTAGGACTGTGCTTGATGGGATTTAAGAAGACAAGAAAGCTCGGTGTGTGTGTATTTGGCGCAATATGTTGTGGAGCTCTTATCACAAACGTAATCTTAAAGGATTGGATCGCACGCCCACGCCCTTACATAGATATTAACAGTATTTATCATAGCTGGTGGATGTATGCTGGAAAGACAATGGAAACTGGATGCTCCTTTCCATCTGGCCATGTGACTGGGACAATGGCAGCGATGACGGCAATCTTTTTGACGTGTAATAAGAAGAAAAGTTGGATGGCATTTCTTGTTGTAATCTTAATGGGGATTTCAAGGAACTATCTAATGGTACATTATCCATCGGATGTACTTGGAGGAATGATAGCAGGTGCAGTTGCAGCAACAGTCTCATTCTATATTACAAAGTTGATCTATCGTTATTTGGAAGATAATTTAGAGAAAAAACTTTGCCGATTTGCAATTCGATTTGATGTGGGAGAGGTTTGGAAAAGACGAGCAAAGAGTAGAAAATAG
- a CDS encoding ferrous iron transport protein A, which produces MTLNEIPCGKTVKVKKLTGVGPVKRRIMDMGITKGIDIYVRKVAPLGDPVEVTVRGYELSLRKADAVMIEVESV; this is translated from the coding sequence ATGACACTTAACGAAATCCCATGCGGGAAAACGGTAAAAGTTAAGAAACTAACAGGCGTAGGTCCTGTAAAACGAAGAATCATGGATATGGGGATTACAAAGGGAATTGATATCTATGTAAGAAAAGTTGCACCACTCGGTGATCCAGTTGAAGTAACCGTACGTGGATATGAATTATCATTGCGTAAGGCAGATGCGGTAATGATTGAAGTAGAATCCGTATGA
- a CDS encoding inner membrane protein YrbG, predicted calcium/sodium:proton antiporter: MMYVWLLIGFVLLIKGADYFVEGSSSVARLLKVPAVIIGLTIVAMGTSAPEAAVSITAGLSGNNELSLSNVVGSNIFNLLVVIGVCAIIKPFASDKAIVKRDLPVNIGATVLVALFLIDRKISTVEAIVALLCMVVYIGFLIRSAAKDRVEIEEEMKILSPLMSTVCIVGGIIAIILGGNLVVNSASDIAASFGMSQTLIGLTIVAVGTSLPELVTSIVASRKGESGLALGNAVGSSIFNLLFILGLSASLHPITVLTENVIDVCVLLVVSVFLWLVGKSKGKVTRVEGFICVAFYIAYMVYAVIR; the protein is encoded by the coding sequence ATGATGTATGTATGGTTGCTCATTGGTTTTGTATTATTGATCAAAGGAGCAGATTATTTTGTGGAGGGAAGTTCTTCGGTAGCAAGACTTCTAAAGGTACCGGCAGTAATTATCGGTCTTACCATTGTTGCAATGGGAACAAGTGCACCGGAAGCGGCAGTGAGTATTACAGCAGGATTAAGTGGAAACAATGAGTTATCCCTTAGTAATGTGGTCGGTTCTAATATCTTTAATTTATTAGTAGTAATCGGAGTATGTGCGATCATTAAACCATTTGCATCAGATAAAGCAATTGTGAAGAGAGATCTACCTGTAAATATTGGTGCAACCGTATTAGTTGCATTATTCTTGATTGATCGAAAGATCAGTACCGTAGAAGCTATCGTAGCATTACTTTGTATGGTTGTATATATTGGATTTTTAATTCGCAGTGCAGCTAAGGACCGTGTGGAAATAGAGGAAGAGATGAAGATTCTTTCTCCACTGATGAGTACAGTATGTATTGTCGGTGGTATCATTGCAATTATATTAGGTGGTAATTTAGTAGTTAATAGTGCATCTGATATTGCAGCGTCCTTTGGTATGAGTCAGACATTGATCGGTTTAACGATTGTAGCGGTTGGTACTTCTTTACCGGAATTAGTGACTTCGATCGTAGCATCTAGAAAAGGAGAAAGTGGATTAGCGCTTGGTAATGCGGTTGGTTCTTCCATTTTCAATTTGTTATTTATTCTAGGGTTATCAGCGAGTTTACATCCAATTACGGTATTGACGGAAAATGTCATCGATGTGTGTGTATTACTAGTGGTATCCGTATTCCTATGGTTAGTCGGAAAATCAAAGGGAAAAGTAACAAGAGTAGAAGGATTTATCTGTGTGGCTTTTTATATCGCCTATATGGTTTATGCAGTGATCAGATAA
- a CDS encoding transcriptional regulator, MerR family: MTIAQVSEQSGLTPDTLRYYERIGLIPPVGRTQGGIRNYQEEDIGWIEFIKCMRSAGVGVEALNEYMELFRQGPETSQARKKLLLHEREKLVNRIDEMQQTLERMNHKIATYEEKDKEKCEDILVKSEENK, translated from the coding sequence ATGACAATAGCACAAGTAAGTGAACAGAGTGGTTTAACACCAGATACATTACGATATTATGAGAGGATTGGATTAATTCCGCCGGTTGGGCGTACCCAGGGTGGCATCCGTAATTACCAGGAAGAGGATATTGGATGGATCGAATTTATTAAATGTATGAGATCAGCAGGTGTCGGAGTGGAAGCTCTTAACGAGTATATGGAGTTATTCCGTCAAGGACCAGAGACGAGTCAGGCAAGAAAGAAACTTCTTCTTCACGAAAGAGAGAAATTAGTAAATCGGATCGATGAGATGCAGCAGACTTTAGAACGAATGAATCATAAGATTGCCACGTATGAAGAAAAGGATAAAGAAAAGTGTGAAGACATCTTAGTGAAAAGCGAGGAGAACAAATGA
- a CDS encoding iron-dependent repressor — MNINQSSENYLETILMLSRTLPVVRSVDIANELGFKKSSVSVAMKNLRENNYITVTDAGYIYLTESGKEIAEMIYERHKILTSCLEAVGVDSKTAADDACKIEHVISPESIAALKAYIEKKK; from the coding sequence ATGAATATAAATCAATCTTCTGAAAATTATTTAGAAACGATACTTATGTTAAGCCGCACATTGCCAGTCGTACGATCTGTAGATATTGCAAATGAACTTGGATTCAAAAAATCCTCGGTTAGTGTAGCGATGAAAAATTTACGTGAAAACAATTATATTACAGTTACAGATGCCGGCTACATTTATTTAACTGAATCTGGAAAAGAAATTGCTGAGATGATTTATGAAAGACATAAAATTCTTACAAGCTGTCTTGAAGCCGTTGGAGTAGATAGCAAAACTGCTGCTGATGATGCATGTAAGATTGAACATGTCATTAGTCCTGAAAGTATTGCAGCTTTAAAAGCATATATAGAGAAAAAGAAGTAG